The DNA segment GTTGAACATCACAAGCACGAAATAGGGATTCTTCGGCATGTCAGGAGCCTTGAACAGTTTAGTCTTATCCCAGCGCTTTTGCCATTTGGTCTCGATTTCCGAGAATGGATAGCCGCCGGTCGATTGCTTCGCCGGTGCCTCAGTCTTAGATTTTTCCATCATTGAACTCGTTTTCAGTCGTCCGGAAAAACGACAAATCGTAATTCTTCAAAACAATAACAGACGCAGCCCGAAGAGGCTGCAAGCCATGATTATATACCCATTAGCACCGTTTGGCAATGGAAAACTTTGTCGGCTATAGTGAATCTATCGTCTGAATACTCTGAATCTGAACCGGCTCCTGTCCGCTATCAGGAAATTCAGAATCGATGAGATGATCGAAATGCAGACCGACGCGATCAGAGCTATCACGAATCCACCGACTTCAAAACCCTGCACCAGAATGTCGGTCAGTTTGAGAAGGAGTGTATTTATGACGAGAACGAAAAGGCCGAGTGTGAGTACGTTGATCGGCAGTGTTACGAAAACGAGAATCGGCTTCAGCCATGCGTTCAGAACACCGAGGACCAGAGCTGAGACTATCAATGTCGTGGCATTGTCGACCTCTATGAGACCGAAGAATTCGGCGACTATGAAAATCGAGGCGAAGTATATCAGCCATCTTATGAGAAATCTCTTCATCATCTTCCCTTCCAGTCGTGAGTAAACGGTGCAAACATCCCTATGATTCGCGCTTTGACGACTTCCAGCCAGAGGAGTTTCCCGTTCATGATCTTGGTTCTCAATGTAAATCGGTTGTCGAATCTATTCAAGGGAATTCTTGGGATGGCGAATCTGCCGCCCCACAGCTTTGGATCGCCGTTCAGAGAACAGAAGGCGCGATAGTAGCCTGCTTTCTTCACAGCGGCAATAACATCCGGATTGAACTTGCCGAATGGATATGAGAAACACTCAAACAGATCCAGATTGACGGCTTTGATTTCCTGAGCCAGTTTCTCTTCTGACAGGCGCGTCAGGTCTGGATGGGATGCTGAATGCGATCCGAAGAAGACGAGCCGACTCGCGGCCATCTCATCGATCTGCTCAGGAGAGAGATGTTTTCGACCCGAGTTACGATAATCCCAGGCGGCATCTTTGCCAGTATAATCACGCACTGTGAAGACCAGAGCAGGTATAGTTTTGGCTTTGAGGATGGGATACACATGCTCATAGAATGACTCGAAACCATCGTCAAATGTCAGCAGAATCTCCGATGAAGACTCCGATGACAGGAAATGTTCTGGAGAGACAAAGGTGAACCCCTCCGCCTGGACTTCATCCACAAATGTAAGAAACTTGCTGACTGCTATCTCGCTTGCAGATAACAACGACGGTCGAGGCACGACTTCATGTATCAGGAAGCACCGGATAGGGTGCCTCATGTGCGATTTAAGCAATACAATCCAGTACAGGTAAGCGAGAGAGAATGCTAGCAGAATGGCAACGAGTATAACAATCAGCCACATGCTCAGGAAGATAAGTTCTTCCAGGCTATCTCGTCAAGCACCGATTCTTTGACCGGACCAAGAAAAGCGGCTGCGCAGCGATCGAACTTGAAGATCGAAACTGCCGCTTCATTCAGGTCATCGAGAGTCACTTTCTCTATGTTGCTGAGTGTATCCTCAAGCGACTCATATCTATTATATCCGAGTTCATGACGTGCGAGACGGTTCATTCTGCTGCTTGATCCTTCAAGGCCGAGAACGAGATTGCCTTTGAGTTGCTGCTGCGCAGATTCAAGCTCGGACTGCGAAACGTTTTCATCTCTGATCCTGGCAATCTCGGTGAGTATCACATCCGTACTCTGGACCACCTTCTTGTCATCTGTGCTGAGACAGACACAAAACGTACCGCAGTCCCTGTAGTAATCCTGATACGTGTAAACAGAGTAAGCGAATCCAAGCTCCTCTCTGACTGCCTGGAAAAGACGCGATGACATCCCAGCCCCGAGAATGCTGTGAAGAACCAGCGTGGCGAATTTGTTTGGATGCGCATATCTGTATCCCGGAAAACCAAGGCAGATGTGAGTCTGGTTAGACTCTCGGGAGCTTACAGTGCGCTTAGGCGTCTCTCCGCTGTACTCCGTTTGAATTGCTGCCAGCGGATTCTCGGTCTCAAGGAGGAGCTTCTCCTGTAGCATCTCTACCAGTCTATCATGATCGACATGCCCGGCGGCCGCCACGACGATTCGTCCCGAGGTGTACTTGGTCTTCATAAACTCAGCCAGTTCATTGCGAGTCATAGCCGAGATCAACTCCGTTGTTCCCATTATGGGATTGCCAAGAGTGTGATCTGTCCAGATCGCTCTGGAGAAGAGATCGTGAACATGATCCGAAGGCGTGTCGAGCACATCATTGATCTCATCGATTATGAC comes from the Candidatus Zixiibacteriota bacterium genome and includes:
- a CDS encoding polysaccharide deacetylase family protein, which encodes MWLIVILVAILLAFSLAYLYWIVLLKSHMRHPIRCFLIHEVVPRPSLLSASEIAVSKFLTFVDEVQAEGFTFVSPEHFLSSESSSEILLTFDDGFESFYEHVYPILKAKTIPALVFTVRDYTGKDAAWDYRNSGRKHLSPEQIDEMAASRLVFFGSHSASHPDLTRLSEEKLAQEIKAVNLDLFECFSYPFGKFNPDVIAAVKKAGYYRAFCSLNGDPKLWGGRFAIPRIPLNRFDNRFTLRTKIMNGKLLWLEVVKARIIGMFAPFTHDWKGR
- a CDS encoding phage holin family protein, which codes for MMKRFLIRWLIYFASIFIVAEFFGLIEVDNATTLIVSALVLGVLNAWLKPILVFVTLPINVLTLGLFVLVINTLLLKLTDILVQGFEVGGFVIALIASVCISIISSILNFLIADRSRFRFRVFRR
- a CDS encoding insulinase family protein, whose product is MTDYKKTVLPNGVRVVTEGMPHLKSASIGIWVDIGSRDEANSENGICHFIEHMLFKGTESRTALEIASALESLGGNLNAFTSREQTCFYARVIDEHLPAAVDILTDMLMNSTLAAHHVEKERNVIIDEINDVLDTPSDHVHDLFSRAIWTDHTLGNPIMGTTELISAMTRNELAEFMKTKYTSGRIVVAAAGHVDHDRLVEMLQEKLLLETENPLAAIQTEYSGETPKRTVSSRESNQTHICLGFPGYRYAHPNKFATLVLHSILGAGMSSRLFQAVREELGFAYSVYTYQDYYRDCGTFCVCLSTDDKKVVQSTDVILTEIARIRDENVSQSELESAQQQLKGNLVLGLEGSSSRMNRLARHELGYNRYESLEDTLSNIEKVTLDDLNEAAVSIFKFDRCAAAFLGPVKESVLDEIAWKNLSS